One segment of Marvinbryantia formatexigens DSM 14469 DNA contains the following:
- the alr gene encoding alanine racemase gives MKNYSRVYAEIDLDAIAYNFESMHRNIHPSAGMIAVIKADGYGHGAVPIARLAEPLDYIWGFAVATAEEALQLRTAGIKKPVLILGYVFEEHYEELIRADIRPVVFKLSMAEQLSKEAVRQQKNAVIHIGLDTGMTRIGFPCTAESLLEIMLISRLPNIKIEGIFTHFARADETDKTSAQNQLEHFLKFTDSLKEKGVDIPLRHCSNSAGIIDMPYANLNLVRAGISIYGIYPSEEVCKENVPLKPAMALKSHITLVKEVEAGVAVSYGGTFVTKRKTRIATIPVGYADGYPRLLSNRGRVLIHGKSAPILGRVCMDQFMVDVTEIPQAQELDAVTLLGEDGESVLSVEELGGLSGRFPYEFVCDISKRVPRVYKKNGQVSEQKDFFDVY, from the coding sequence ATGAAAAATTACAGCAGGGTATATGCGGAGATCGATCTGGATGCGATCGCATATAATTTTGAATCCATGCACAGAAATATTCATCCCTCGGCAGGGATGATAGCGGTCATCAAGGCGGACGGCTACGGACACGGCGCCGTTCCCATCGCACGGCTGGCGGAGCCGCTGGACTATATCTGGGGCTTTGCCGTAGCCACCGCCGAGGAGGCGCTGCAGCTTCGGACCGCCGGTATCAAAAAGCCTGTCCTCATTCTTGGCTATGTCTTTGAGGAGCATTATGAGGAGCTTATCCGCGCGGACATCCGTCCGGTGGTATTTAAGCTCTCTATGGCGGAGCAGCTGTCAAAGGAGGCGGTGCGCCAGCAGAAAAACGCCGTCATCCACATCGGTCTGGATACCGGCATGACGCGCATCGGTTTTCCGTGCACGGCGGAGAGCCTTCTGGAAATCATGCTGATAAGCAGACTTCCGAATATAAAAATCGAGGGCATATTTACGCATTTTGCGCGGGCGGACGAAACCGATAAGACCTCTGCGCAGAACCAGCTGGAGCATTTCCTGAAGTTTACAGACAGCCTGAAGGAAAAGGGGGTGGACATTCCTCTGCGCCACTGCTCCAACAGCGCCGGCATCATCGATATGCCGTATGCCAACTTAAATCTTGTGCGTGCCGGTATCAGCATTTACGGAATCTATCCTTCCGAAGAGGTCTGTAAAGAAAATGTCCCGCTGAAGCCGGCGATGGCACTGAAAAGTCATATCACCCTGGTTAAGGAGGTGGAGGCGGGCGTTGCCGTCAGCTATGGCGGCACCTTTGTCACAAAGCGCAAAACCCGCATCGCCACCATACCTGTCGGCTACGCGGACGGCTATCCGCGCCTTCTGTCGAACCGCGGCAGAGTGCTGATCCACGGCAAAAGCGCTCCCATCCTCGGCCGTGTCTGCATGGACCAGTTTATGGTGGATGTGACAGAAATTCCGCAGGCACAGGAGCTGGATGCGGTCACGCTGCTGGGAGAGGACGGGGAAAGCGTCCTTTCCGTGGAGGAGCTCGGCGGGCTCTCCGGCCGGTTCCCCTACGAATTTGTCTGTGATATCAGCAAACGCGTGCCGCGGGTCTATAAAAAGAACGGGCAGGTTTCGGAACAGAAAGATTTCTTCGACGTATATTGA
- a CDS encoding type II toxin-antitoxin system PemK/MazF family toxin has product MIIRRGDIFYADLRPVIGSEQGGIRPVLVIQNDVGNKHSPTVIVAAITSKMNKAKLPTHIGIEAEHYDIVKDSVILLEQLRTIDKKRLKDKVCHLDSDILRRVDRALMISLELDTYLS; this is encoded by the coding sequence GTGATTATCAGACGAGGAGATATTTTTTATGCGGACCTGCGTCCGGTCATCGGTTCCGAACAGGGAGGGATACGTCCGGTCCTGGTTATTCAGAATGACGTGGGAAACAAACACAGCCCGACCGTGATCGTCGCCGCGATTACTTCAAAAATGAATAAGGCGAAGCTCCCCACCCACATCGGGATCGAAGCAGAGCATTACGATATCGTGAAGGATTCCGTGATCCTGCTGGAGCAGCTCCGCACAATCGACAAAAAGCGGCTGAAGGATAAGGTGTGCCATCTGGACAGCGATATTCTGCGCCGGGTAGACCGGGCGCTGATGATTAGCCTTGAACTGGATACATACCTGTCTTGA
- a CDS encoding hemolysin family protein gives MLKSLSGLLSRKLGKNPSGSDEYEEEIISMVNEGHEQGVIQESQAQMIQNIFDLTDKEAQDVMTHRRNITAIEGTMNLKDALAFMLDDTHSRFPVYLDNLDNIIGILFLKDAMRWHTRNPDYDNWQIKDIPSLLRKAVFIPETRDLSPLFKSMQTQKLQMVIVSDEYGQTAGLVAMEDILEEIVGNIQDEYDNDEPVIEKAGDDFLISGFAPLDEVSEALQLSLDDVEFETLNGFLISKLGRIPSDDDRSEIITDGYSFRILSVANKTIERVRAHRLPEEKKEEDEETK, from the coding sequence GTGTTAAAATCTTTGAGCGGATTGCTGTCCAGAAAACTTGGCAAAAATCCGTCCGGGTCTGACGAGTACGAAGAAGAAATTATATCTATGGTAAACGAGGGACATGAGCAGGGTGTCATCCAGGAGTCCCAGGCGCAGATGATTCAGAATATCTTCGACCTTACCGACAAGGAGGCGCAGGATGTCATGACGCACCGCCGCAATATCACGGCGATCGAGGGCACCATGAATCTGAAGGATGCGCTTGCCTTCATGCTGGACGATACGCATTCCCGGTTCCCGGTATATCTGGATAACCTGGATAACATCATCGGTATATTGTTTCTGAAGGACGCCATGCGCTGGCACACCAGAAATCCCGATTACGACAACTGGCAGATCAAGGATATCCCGTCCCTGCTGCGCAAAGCGGTCTTTATTCCGGAGACGCGGGATTTAAGTCCCCTGTTTAAGAGTATGCAGACGCAGAAGCTGCAGATGGTCATCGTATCCGATGAATACGGGCAGACCGCCGGTCTGGTCGCGATGGAGGATATTCTGGAGGAGATCGTCGGAAATATCCAGGATGAATACGATAACGACGAGCCGGTGATTGAAAAAGCGGGCGACGATTTCCTCATATCCGGCTTTGCCCCGCTGGACGAGGTAAGCGAGGCGCTGCAGCTTTCGCTGGATGACGTCGAGTTCGAGACGCTGAACGGTTTTCTGATTTCCAAGCTCGGCAGGATCCCGTCGGACGACGACCGCTCGGAAATTATCACGGACGGCTACAGCTTCCGCATTCTGAGCGTCGCCAACAAAACCATTGAGCGGGTGCGCGCGCATCGGCTTCCCGAAGAAAAAAAAGAAGAAGATGAAGAAACGAAATAA
- a CDS encoding YebC/PmpR family DNA-binding transcriptional regulator, with the protein MSGHSKFANIKHKKEKNDAAKGKIFTIIGREIAVAVKEGGPDPANNSRLRDVIAKAKANNMPNDTIDRGIKKAAGDANAVNYEYVSYEGYGPNGIAIIVEALTDNKNRTAANVRSAFTKGNGSIGTQGCVSYSFDKKGQMIIDKEECDMDADDLMMLALDAGAEDFSEEEDSFEIITDPDEFGKVREALEKEGLVFASAEVTMIPQNYVALTDETALKNLQRTLDLLDEDDDVQNVYTNLEE; encoded by the coding sequence ATGTCAGGACATTCAAAATTTGCCAACATCAAGCACAAGAAAGAGAAAAATGACGCGGCAAAGGGTAAAATCTTTACCATCATCGGAAGAGAAATCGCCGTTGCCGTAAAGGAGGGCGGTCCCGACCCGGCAAACAACAGCAGACTGCGCGACGTCATTGCAAAGGCGAAGGCGAACAACATGCCGAACGACACCATCGACCGCGGAATCAAAAAAGCGGCGGGCGATGCGAACGCCGTAAACTACGAATACGTTTCCTATGAGGGCTACGGTCCGAACGGCATTGCCATCATCGTGGAGGCACTGACGGACAACAAAAACCGCACGGCGGCAAACGTAAGAAGCGCTTTCACAAAGGGAAACGGCAGCATCGGCACGCAGGGCTGTGTCTCCTACAGCTTTGATAAAAAGGGACAGATGATCATCGACAAGGAAGAATGCGACATGGACGCGGATGACCTGATGATGCTGGCGCTGGATGCCGGAGCGGAGGATTTTTCGGAGGAAGAGGACAGCTTTGAGATTATCACCGACCCGGATGAATTCGGTAAGGTGCGCGAGGCGCTGGAAAAAGAGGGTCTTGTCTTTGCTTCCGCGGAGGTGACGATGATTCCGCAGAATTACGTTGCATTAACCGACGAGACAGCACTGAAAAATCTGCAGAGAACGCTCGACCTTCTGGATGAGGACGACGACGTGCAGAACGTATATACAAATCTGGAGGAATAA
- a CDS encoding CFI-box-CTERM domain-containing protein: MAENTYLTALHGMEELILDARQFVPMFSRKNYSSAFQKYYEAHTATFQAVETGYQNAIDKTQYVFNMAQAAVTPAAEAANKPAGKSKKEKELIDCNLSMVVYVFPAILYFKGESAGALTDEMLRQWKEQFPKTNLSAAPYEDIESGFHKKWCYITTAVCETFGKPDDCYELTVLRNYRDSYLQSQPDGEEIIREYYDVAPTIVKHINRQPDRKEIYRSIWDTYLNPCLTMIENDEKESCRELYTEMVRTLQERYFYTDRQKK; the protein is encoded by the coding sequence ATGGCGGAAAACACTTATCTGACTGCGCTGCACGGGATGGAGGAGCTGATTCTGGACGCCAGGCAGTTTGTCCCCATGTTTTCCAGAAAAAATTACAGCAGTGCATTTCAGAAATACTATGAAGCCCACACTGCCACCTTCCAGGCTGTGGAAACAGGCTATCAGAATGCCATCGACAAAACGCAGTATGTGTTTAATATGGCGCAGGCGGCGGTAACTCCGGCGGCGGAGGCTGCCAATAAGCCCGCCGGCAAATCCAAAAAAGAAAAAGAGCTGATAGACTGCAATCTGAGCATGGTGGTGTATGTTTTCCCGGCGATCCTTTATTTTAAGGGGGAGAGCGCCGGGGCACTTACGGATGAAATGCTGCGGCAGTGGAAGGAGCAGTTCCCGAAAACCAATCTTTCCGCGGCGCCCTATGAGGATATCGAATCCGGGTTTCATAAAAAATGGTGCTATATCACGACGGCGGTCTGTGAGACCTTCGGCAAGCCGGATGACTGCTACGAGCTGACGGTACTGCGCAATTACCGCGACAGCTACCTGCAGAGCCAGCCGGACGGGGAGGAAATCATCCGGGAATACTACGATGTCGCCCCCACGATCGTGAAGCACATCAACCGGCAGCCGGACAGGAAGGAGATTTACCGCAGTATCTGGGATACCTACCTGAATCCCTGCCTTACGATGATTGAAAACGATGAAAAAGAATCCTGTCGCGAGCTGTATACTGAAATGGTGCGCACGCTGCAGGAGCGCTACTTCTATACAGACCGTCAGAAGAAATAA
- a CDS encoding ClpP family protease yields the protein MAKNEETKKETAENKEEKLKEFGQVTLSHKIHLITIIGEVEGHECLPANTKTTKYEHILPQLAAIEDSREIEGVLILLNTVGGDVEAGLAIAEMIASLSKPTVSLVLGGSHSIGVPIAVSADYSFIVETGTMVIHPVRMSGTVIGAPQTYDYFRQMQDRILGFISGHCSATRDRLEELMLDTGMLTKDLGTILVGSQAVEEGIINQVGGISDAMKKIHSLI from the coding sequence ATGGCAAAAAATGAGGAAACGAAAAAAGAAACTGCAGAAAATAAAGAAGAAAAGCTGAAGGAATTCGGGCAGGTGACATTAAGTCATAAAATCCATCTGATTACGATTATCGGTGAGGTGGAAGGACACGAATGTCTGCCCGCCAACACAAAAACCACGAAGTACGAGCATATTCTGCCGCAGCTCGCCGCCATCGAGGACAGCCGGGAAATCGAGGGCGTCCTGATTCTTTTAAATACGGTCGGCGGGGACGTGGAGGCGGGACTTGCCATCGCGGAAATGATTGCGTCACTGTCCAAGCCGACGGTCTCCCTGGTGCTGGGCGGAAGCCATTCCATCGGCGTGCCGATTGCCGTGTCCGCTGATTATTCTTTTATTGTAGAGACCGGCACGATGGTCATTCATCCGGTGCGCATGAGCGGCACCGTCATCGGCGCCCCGCAGACCTACGATTATTTCCGGCAGATGCAGGACCGCATTCTCGGCTTTATTTCCGGCCACTGCAGCGCAACAAGGGACCGGCTGGAGGAGCTGATGCTGGATACCGGGATGCTGACAAAGGACCTCGGTACGATTCTTGTAGGAAGCCAGGCGGTGGAGGAGGGGATCATCAACCAGGTGGGCGGCATCAGCGACGCCATGAAAAAAATCCACAGTCTGATTTAG
- a CDS encoding undecaprenyl-diphosphate phosphatase, with amino-acid sequence MSILQSIFLGIVQGLTEFLPVSSSGHLVILQNFLGIGNDDTLLFDVLLHFGTVIVIICVFRKDILRMLLESLRMLADVVYNIQTRLHNRREQDAKRCRKIVHNNYRRFVVQVLVSAIPTAVIGYAARDLVSIASQTLIVPGVCLILNAGLLLVADVTEAGHRIPKDVSYTNAFMIGVAQGLSTLPGLSRSGTTIAACLLSGFEKKFAVKYSFIMAIPAILGAAVLELFRVDYSRLAISQFFIYLAGAAAAGITGYFCIRKMLVIVRRKRFKGFAVYCLILGIVAIAGYYIQR; translated from the coding sequence ATGTCTATTTTACAGTCGATATTCCTTGGAATTGTCCAGGGCTTAACAGAATTTCTGCCGGTCAGCAGCTCCGGTCATCTCGTCATTCTCCAGAATTTTCTGGGCATCGGAAACGACGACACGCTTTTATTTGATGTGCTGCTGCATTTCGGCACGGTCATTGTCATTATCTGTGTATTCCGGAAGGACATTTTGCGGATGCTGCTGGAATCCCTGCGGATGCTTGCGGACGTCGTCTATAATATCCAGACGAGGCTGCATAACCGCCGCGAACAGGATGCGAAGCGCTGCCGCAAAATCGTACATAATAATTACCGGAGGTTTGTCGTCCAGGTGCTGGTCTCCGCCATCCCGACAGCCGTCATCGGCTATGCTGCGCGGGACCTTGTATCTATCGCCAGCCAGACGCTGATCGTTCCCGGTGTCTGCCTGATTTTAAATGCGGGACTTCTTCTGGTGGCGGATGTCACGGAGGCGGGACACCGGATTCCGAAGGATGTCAGCTACACGAACGCGTTTATGATAGGCGTAGCCCAGGGGCTTTCCACGCTTCCCGGTCTGTCCCGCTCCGGTACGACGATTGCCGCCTGCCTGCTGAGCGGCTTTGAGAAAAAATTTGCTGTGAAGTATTCTTTTATTATGGCGATTCCGGCGATTCTGGGAGCCGCAGTCCTGGAGCTTTTCCGCGTGGATTACTCCAGGCTTGCCATATCACAGTTTTTTATTTATCTTGCAGGTGCGGCAGCCGCCGGTATCACCGGATATTTCTGTATCCGGAAAATGCTGGTAATCGTCCGCAGAAAACGTTTTAAGGGATTTGCTGTATACTGCCTTATTCTTGGTATTGTCGCGATTGCAGGCTATTATATACAGCGCTGA